Part of the Streptomyces sp. NBC_01353 genome, GCGCCGCCGAGTGCGATGGCCGCGAACGAGACCGCGCTGGCCGCCGCGATGCCGAAGCGCCGCCCGCGCCAGGGCGAACGGTCCTGGTCGGGACGGCCGACCGCGTGGATACGGAAGCCGGAGTGCGGCGAGACGACGGCCGTGGCGAAGCCGTCGGACTTCACCCCGTCGGCGCCGCCGGACCCACCAGGTCCGCCCAGGCCGAAGAGTTCGTCGAAGGGTCCCCCCCGACGGTCGTCGCCCCCCGGGTCACCAGGGCCCCCGGGCAGCCCCTGGAGACGGGCGAGGAGCCCCTCCGAGGGCGGAGGGGGTGCGGTGGAGGCGAAGACGCTCTTCAGCGTGCGCTGGGCGTCGGCCTCCGCCTTGCATTTGGGACAGGTCGCGAGGTGCGCGAGGACCCGCTCGCGGGCGTCGTGGCCGAGCTCCCCGTCGACCAGCGCCGCGAGCCGGTCCCCGAGGTGCTGCTCCGCGGGGGTCGGGCCGGCAGGACGTGTGTTCACGCCGTACCGCCCTCCCAGCCGACGGCGGCCAGCGCGCGCTCCGCCCGAGCCTCGGGGGAACGGTGCTTCAGCGCCTTGCGCAGGTGGGAGCGCCCGCGGTGGATCCGGCTGCGGACCGTGCCGAGCTTCACGCCGAGCGTGGCGGCGATCTCCTCGTACGAGAGTCCTTCGATGTCACAGAGGACGACCGCGGCCCGGAACTCGGGCGCGAGGGTGTCGAGAGCCTGCTGGACGTCGGCGTCGAAGTGCGTGTCGTTGAACGCCTGCTGCGGCGAGGGCTCGCGGCTGGGCAGCCGCTCGGCCGCGTCGTCGGCGAGCGCGTCGAAACGGATCCGCTGCTTGCGGCGGACCATGTCGAGGAAGAGGTTGGTGGTGATGCGGTGCAGCCAGCCCTCGAAGGTGCCCGGCGTGTACGTCGACAGCGAGCGGAAGACGCGGACGAAGACCTCCTGCGTGAGGTCCTCGGCGTCGTGCTGGTTGCCCGTCAGCCGGTAGGCGAGGCGATAGACCCGGCCACTGTGCGTGCTGACGATCTCCTCCCAGGTGGGCGGAGTCCACGCCTGCGATTCCGCATCCGATGCGAAGGTCGCGGTGGTGGGAGCGGAGTCGGCGGTGTGGATTCGGTCAGCGGTGTCGGTCACGGATTTCGGCTCACCCGCCGACCTGAGAAGACGCCGAAGCACTCCTCCCCGATCCACAGGCGCAGCCGCACCTCCCCTGTCGGCTCTGGTGGTGTCCAGTGGAGCCCCTACCATAGCCACCTCGCCCGTTAGCTCCGGATAAGAATCTTTACGCGAATTTGGGGCCGGGTGGACCGGCGCTCCGTATCGCTTCCCGCCTTCTCAGAACGCGCGGTCCCATCTGCGGGTTCCCGCGTGCAGCGGATACAGTCACGGTTGCGCCAACTACGGGGACAGGAGAGGGCCATTACCGCCAACCGGCAGACGAGCTGGGCGTTCGCCGACGCCTTTGTCGCCGAGGACGAAGCGCTGCACTGGGCCCGTGACCGGGCCCGGGAGGCAGGCCTGCCCTCGGTGTCTCCGGGCACCGGCGCCGCCCTGCGCCTGCTGGCGGCCACGGCGGACGCGAAAGCGGTGGCCGAAATCGGTACGGGCACGGGGGTGTCCGGGATCTACCTGCTGCACGGGATGCGGCCGGACGGGGTCCTGACGACGGTGGACCTGGAGCCGGAGCGCCAGCAGTTCGCGAAGACGGCCTTCCGGGCGGCGGGCTTCGCCGGAAACCGGGCGCGTTTCATCCCGGGTCGCGCACTGGACGTCCTGCCGCGACTCGCGGACGGCGGGTACGACCTCGTCTTCTGCGACGGCGACCGGCTGGAGTGCCTGGACTACCTCGCTGAATCGTTGCGCCTGCTGCGACCCGGGGGTTTGGTCTGCTTCGAGGGAGTCTTCGCGGACGGCCGTACGGTCGACTCCGCCGCCCAGCCGGCGGAGGTGCTGCGGGTGCGCGAGCTGTTGCGCGCGGTCCGCGAGAGCCAGGAGCTGCTGCCGTCCCTGCTGCCGGTCGGCGACGGCCTGCTGTGCGCGGTGCGACGGGGCTGAGGCTCCTCAGGGCCGGTGAACGCGCGACCTGCCCCTGACACGCTCCTGCCCCGACGCGGTGGGAACCGTGCCGGGGCAGGAGCGGACAATCCTGGCTTGTCGCGTCAGCCGACTACCTGCTTCAGGGCGTCGCCGAGTGCTTCGGCCTCGTCCGGGGTCAGCTCGACGACAAGCCGACCGCCGCCTTCGAGCGGAACGCGCATGACAATGCCCCGCCCCTCCTTGGTCACCTCGAGCGGGCCGTCGCCCGTCCGCGGCTTCATGGCCGCCATGCTTGTTCCCCTTCCTGAAACCAGCTCTTCGTCAGCCGACGGCCCCTGATCGGGAGCACACGTCACCGGCATCGAACACATTGCTTCCAGGTCATTATCCCGCATCACAGGACCCGATGACCAACATCAGGTTGCATCGCTTGTGCAACGCGCTTCCGCAAAACCGCCCTTTTCGGCGATCAGCCTGCGATACTGCGCCGCCACCCCACCACTCCTCGGCCGTCGGTCTTTGACGCAGCTCACATGTGCGGGGTGCGTGATCTCCGCCATCCTGGGGGTCCCCCGGACGAAGTCCGGGGGAGGGTCAGGACGCAAAAGACGTGAAGGGAAGCCCCGATGGCCGACACCGTTCTGTACGAAGTGAGCGACGGACTCGCCACGATCACGCTCAACCGGCCCGAGGCCATGAACGCGATGAACGTCGAGGCGAAGGTCGCCCTGCGGGACGCGGCGGAGGCGGCCGCGGCGGACACCGCCGTACGAGCCGTGCTGCTGACGGCGGCGGGCGACCGGGCGTTCTGCGTGGGCCAGGACCTGAAGGAGCACGTGGGTCTGCTGATGTCGGACAAGGAGTCCGGATCGCAGCACACGATGAACACCGTCCGGGACCACTACAACCCGATCGTCACGGCGCTGACCGGCATGAAGAAGCCCGTGGTGGCGGGCGTCAACGGGGTCGCGGCGGGGGCGGGCTTCGGCTTCGCGCTGGCGGCGGACTACCGGGTCGTCGCCGACACCGCCGCGTTCAACACCTCCTTCGCGGGTGTCGCGCTCACCGCCGACTCCGGCATGTCGTGGACGCTGCCCCGGCTGATCGGCGCGAGCCGCGCCTCCGACCTGATGCTCTTCCCGCGCTCGATCAGTGCCCAGGAGGCGTACGAGCTCGGCATCGTGAACAAGCTGGTCCCGGCCGCCGACCTCGCGCAGGAGGCCCTGAAGGTCGCCCGCACCCTGGCCGAGGGCCCGACGGTGGCGTACGCGGCGCTGAAGGCGTCGCTGGCGTACGGGGCGGACCACTCGCTCACGGAGGCGCTGGAGAAGGAGGACGAGCTCCAGACGGCCGCGGGCGCGTCGGAGGACCACACGATCGCGGTCCAGGCGTTCCTGGCGAAGGAGAAGCCGCGGTACGTGGGCCGGTGACACCGGGCGTGGCCCGGGGCGCCGTCAGCGGCCGCCCCGGGCCACGCACCCCGTCAGGTGGTCGTCGACGAGGCCGCAGGCCTGCATCAGTGCGTACGCCGTCGTCGGGCCGATGAACCGCAGCCCGCGCTTCTTCAGGGCCTTGGCCAGGGCCGTCGACTCGTCCGTCACGGCCGGGACGTCGGCGAGGGTCAGCGGGGCCGGCCGGGTCGCCGGATCCGGGGCGTACGACCAGATCAGGGCGTCGAGCTCGCCGGGAGACCAGGTCGCCAGCGTCTTCGCGTTCGCCAGCGTCGCGTCGATCTTCGCCCGGTTCCGGATGATGCCCTCGTCCACGAGGAGCCGCTCGCGGTCCACCTCGCCGAACTCCGCCACCGATGCGATCTTGAAGTCGGCGAAGGCCCGCCGGAAGCCCTCGCGGCGGCGAAGGATCGTGATCCAGGAGAGACCCGACTGGAACGCCTCCAGGCACAGCCGCTCGAACAGCGCGTCGTCGCCGCGGACCGGGCGGCCCCACTCCTCGTCGTGGTACGCCACGTAGTCCTCGGTCGACAGGCCCCAGGGGCAGCGCAGTCGGCCGTCGGGGCCGGGGATCACCCCGCCGCTCACCGGTCCTCGTCCTTCTTCCGCAGCGAAGGGCCCGCCCCGCCGTTCCCGCCGGCCAGCGCCGCCTGCAGCTCCGCGATCCGCGCGTCCCGCTCGGCGAGCTCGGCGCCCAGGCGACCCAGGACGTCGTCCACGTCCGCCATGCGGTAGCCCCGCGCGGTCACCGGCAGCCGGAGCGCCTCGATGTCGGCGCGGTCGACCGGCCGGGTCGCCGGCAGGGGGTCGACCAGCTGCTCCGGTGCCACCTCGGGCAGCACCTCGCCATCGCCGCCGCCGACCACCGCCAGGGTGACCGCAGCGACGACCACGACCATCGCGATCAGCAAGAACCAGAACACCAGCGCGCCTCTCCCCGGAGTGGAAAACGTCCCACCGCCGATCGTGCCATGCGCCACCGACAGTTAGGGTCGCAGGCGAACGGACGCGAGGGAGGACAAAAGGGATGCTGCGCTTGGGACGGCGTGAATTCGGGCCGCACGAGCCGGTGATCATGGCGATTGTCAACCGGACCCCCGATTCCTTCTACGACCAGGGCGCCACCTTCCGCGACGAGCCGGCCCTCGTCCGCGTGGAGCAGGCGGTCGCCGAGGGCGCCGCCATCATCGACATCGGCGGGGTGAAGGCGGGCCCCGGCGAGGAGGTCACGGCGGAGGAGGAGGCGCGGCGCACGGTCGGCTTCGTCGCCGAGGTACGGCGCCGGCATCCGGACGTCGTCATCAGCGTCGACACCTGGCGGGCGGATGTCGGCGAGGCGGTCTGCGAGGCCGGTGCGGACGTCCTCAACGACGCGTGGGGCGGGGTGGACCCGAGGCTCGCGGAGGTCGCCGCCCGGTACGGCGCGGGGCTCGTCTGCACCCACGCGGGCGGCGCGGAGCCGCGGACCCGGCCGCACCGGATCGAGTACGAGGATGTGATGGCCGACATCCTGCGGGTGACCGTGGGGCTCGCGGAGCGGGCGGTCGAGCTGGGCGTACGGCGGGACGGGATCATGATCGACCCGGGGCACGACTTCGGGAAGAACACCCGCCACAGCCTGGAGGCGACCCGGCGGCTCGGCGAGATGACGGAGACGGGGTGGCCGGTGCTGGTGTCCCTGTCCAACAAGGACTTCGTGGGCGAGACGCTGGACCGGCCGGTGAAGGAGCGGGTGCTGGGCACGTTGGCGACGACGGCGGTGTCGGCGTGGCTGGGTGCGCAGGTGTACCGGGTGCACGAGGTCGCCGAGACGCGTCAGGTCCTGGACATGGTGGCGACCATCGCGGGGCACCGCGCCCCCGCTGTCGCCCGGCGGGGGCTGGCGTAGGCGCGGGGCGCCGGGCGCCCCGCGCACGGCGCCTAGGGAGTGTCCGGAACGTATGGCCGTCCGTCCGAGGGACGGGGCTCGCGGCGACCGGTGCGTGCGATCGCAAGGCGCCGGGATGCCCTCGTAGCGGAGCTACTTGGGCATTTCGGCAACGCGGCGAGCGTGCGTGCCGGGCGTCGCGAGCCAGGCCAGACTTTCCGGACACGACCTAGCGGCCCGTCTCCTTCGTCACCAGGGCGACCGCCTCGTCCACGTCGTCCGTCACGTGGAAGAGCAGCAGGTCCCGCTCCGAGGCCTTGCCGCCCGCGACGACCGAGTCGCGGAGCCAGTCGACGAGGCCCTTCCAGTACTCCGTACCGAAGAGCACGATCGGGAAGCGGGTCACCTTGCGCGTCTGGACCAGGGTGAGCGCCTCGAAGAGCTCGTCCAGGGTGCCGAGGCCGCCCGGGAGGACCACGAAGCCCTGCGCGTACTTCACGAACATCGTCTTGCGGACGAAGAAGTAGCGGAAGTTCACGCCGATGTCGACGTGCGGGTTGAGCCCCTGCTCGAAGGGGAGCTCGATGCCCAGGCCCACCGAGATGCCCTTGGCATCCCGCGCGCCCTTGTTCGCCGCCTCCATGGCGCCCGGGCCGCCGCCCGTGATCACCGCGAAGCCGGCGTCGACCAGCGCGTGGCCGAGCCGCACACCGGCCTCGTACTCGGGCGAGTCCGGCTTCGTACGGGCCGAGCCGAAGACGCTGATCGCGCTCGGCAGTTCGGCGAGCGCGCCGAAGCCCTCGACGAACTCGGACTGGATGCGCATGACCCGCCAGGGGTCGGTGTGCACCCACTCCGAGTCGCCCTCGGTGTCCAGCAGACGCTGATCCGTGGTGCCCGGCTGGACCTGCTCGCGGCGCCTGAGCACCGGTCCCTGCCGCTGCTCGTCCGGCTTCTGCGCTCCCGCGGGGATACCCATGGCCTGCTCCCTCCACCGATCCACTGATCTTCTGGTTCGGTCAGGGTAGGTCCACAGACGTGACAAAAAGCGAAATTACGTCTGTCAGGCAGTGAGCCAGTCGCGGAGCCGGTCCTCGCACTGGACGATCCGGTCCACGACGACGTGCTCGTCGACCTTGTGGGCGTAGATCGGGTCACCGGGGCCGTAGTTGACCGCGGGGACGCCGAGCGCGCTGAAGCGGGCCACGTCGGTCCAGCCGAACTTGGGCAGCGCCGCGCCGCCGACCGCCTTCATGAACTCGGCCGCGGCCGGGTGCGAAAGGCCCGGCAGGGCGCCGCCGCTGTGGTCGTCGATCACGAACTCGGCGACCCCGCAGTCCGCGAAGACCTCGCGGACGTGCGCCTCGGCCTCGGCCTGGGTGAGGTCGGGGGCGTAGCGGTAGTTGACGACGACCGTGCAGGCGTCGGGGATGACGTTGTTGGCGACGCCGCCCTCGATCCGTACGGCGTTGAGGCCCTCGTGGTACTCCAGGCCGTCGATGACCGGCTTGCGGGGCTCGTACGCGGCGAGGCGGGCCAGGATCGGGGCCGCCGCGTGGATGGCGTTGGAGCCCATCCAGGAGCGCGCGGAGTGGGCGCGCTCGCCCTCCGTACGCAGGAAGACCCGCAGGGTGCCCTGGCAGCCGCCCTCGACCTCGGCGTTCGAGCCCTCCAGGAGGATCGCGAAATCGCCCTCCAGCCAGTCGGGGTGCGCCTCGGCGACCTTCCCGAGGCCGTTGAGGTGGGCAGCGACCTCTTCGTTGTCGTAGAAGACGAACGTGAGGTCGCGGTTGGGCTCGGGGACGGTGGCGGCGATCCGGAGCTGGACGGCGACGCCCGACTTCATGTCGGTGGTGCCGCAGCCCCACAGGATGCCGTTCTCGTCGAGGCGCGAGGGCACGTTGCCCGCGATCGGGACGGTGTCGATGTGGCCGGCCAGAATGACGCGCTCGGCGTGGCCGAGCCGGGTGCGGGCCACGACGTTGTTGCCGTACCGGTCGACGGTGAGGTGCGGCAGGGCGCGCAGGGCCTGCTCGATCGCGTCGGCGAGCGGCTTCTCTGTCCCGCTGACGGAGGGGAAGTCGACGAGCGCGGCGGTGAGCGCCGGACCGTCCAGCGTGAGGTCGAGGGGAGCATTGTCAGCCATGTGCCGACCCTAACCCGGCCTCCAGTACGGTTGGCCCCGTGTCCGAGCGCATCCGACCCTCCCGCAGCTCCCGAAAAGGCCGTCCTGCCAGGTTCACGGCCGCGTTCGCCGTGCTCCTCGGCCTGGCCGCCTATCTGGCCGTGCACCACGTCACGGGCCCCAAGGGCGTTCCGGGCTGCACCGTGGGCAGTGGCGAGAACACGTATGAGTTCTCGCCGGAGCAGGCGTCGAACGCCGCCACCATCTCCGCCGTGGGCACCACCCGCCGGATGCCGGAGCGCGCGGTCACGATCGCACTGGCGACGGCGCTCCAGGAGTCCGCGCTGCGCAACATCCAGCACGGCGACCGGGATTCGCTCGGCCTGTTCCAGCAGCGTCCGTCCATGGGCTGGGGAACGCCGGAGCAGATCATGGATCCGGTGTACTCCTCGGGGAGGTTCTACGAAGGTCTCGCGAAGGTCCCGGGCTATTCGCGGCTCCCGCTGACCGTGGCGGCCCAGAAGGTGCAGCGCAGCGGTTTCCCCCAGGCGTACGCGAAGCACGAGCCGGACGCGGCGCTGCTGGCGGCCGCGCTGACCGGCCGCTCGGGCGCGTCCCTGAACTGCACGACGAGCCCGGCGAAGAACGGGCGACCGGGGGATCCGGCGAAGGTGCGTACGGAGCTGGTCCGGGCCTTCGGCGAGAAGGCCGCCCCGAAGGCGACGGCCGGCGGCGCGGGCAGCGCGGGACGCTCCGGGGCGAACGTCGGCGGGGCTCCCGCCGTGCTCTCCGTGCCCGTCCTCGCGACCACCGGCACGGACGCACAGCGGGGCTGGGAGCTCGCCCACTGGGCGGTGGCGCGGGCGGACGGCCTGCGGATCGCGGAGGTCGCGTACGCGGACAAGGTCTGGCGCGCGGGCGATGCCTCGGGAGCGTGGATGAAGACGGACGGCGACGACGGCGACAGCGGCGGCACGGTTCGCATTCGACTCGCGCAGTAGCCGAACACCCCGACCGGGCACCCGTACGGGAAGTCACCCGACCGAGCTATTCGCCGAGTTCTGGGGCACCCACCACCCCGCACCGCACTCCCTCACGCCCATTCCCTTGCCGGACAAGGGAAGTGACGGTTCAGCCGGCGTTGGATCTTCGGGCGCCTTCGTCCGCTTTCCTCCCACCCGATAATGCGATGCATTGCGCAGCCTTTACCTTCGACCGCCGAAACCTCTCCCTCCCCCGCCTCGGTTGTCACGGAGTCAGAACGTCCTCTCCGTCGAAGGAGCACCATGTCCCTCCCCCTGACCCGTCGGATCGCCCGCGCCGCACTCCTCGTGGCGGCCGGAGCAGCCCCCGTGGTCGGTGCGGCCGGGTCCGCGAGCGCCCTGGACCACAGCATCGCGCCCACCGGAGCCCTCTCCGGTATCTCCAGCCTGGACGCCGCGGGTGTCGGCAACACCGTCGAGGGCGCCTCGCAGACCGCCACCGGCGTGGTCGGCGACACCGGCGGCAAGGCCGCCGGCAAGGCCGTCCCGGCCGCGCAGAAGGTCGCGGGCGACACCGCGGGCAACGCGGGCGAGGTCCTCGGCCAGACCGCCGGCGGGGTCTCCGAGAGCGCCCCGTCGGCGGGCGGCCTCGGCCAGACCCTGCCGACCGGCGGCGTTCCGTCGCTGGGCGGCCTGCCGCTCGGCGGCTGACCCCGTCCGGTTCTCCGGCACCGGTACGGGAGAGGGCCCGGGGAGCGTGATGCTCCCCGGGCCCTCTCCATGTGCGGGATCAGCCCAGGCGCTTGACCGCCGCCTCGACGCGCTCGTCGGTCGCGGTGAAGGCCACGCGGACGAACCGCTCCCCCGCCACCCCGTAGAAGTCGCCGGGCGCGACCAGGATGCCCTTCTCGGCGAGGTACGCGACCGTCTCCCAGCACGGCTCGTCGCGGGTGGCCCACAGGTAGAGGCTCGCCTCGCTGTGCTC contains:
- a CDS encoding O-methyltransferase, whose protein sequence is MRQLRGQERAITANRQTSWAFADAFVAEDEALHWARDRAREAGLPSVSPGTGAALRLLAATADAKAVAEIGTGTGVSGIYLLHGMRPDGVLTTVDLEPERQQFAKTAFRAAGFAGNRARFIPGRALDVLPRLADGGYDLVFCDGDRLECLDYLAESLRLLRPGGLVCFEGVFADGRTVDSAAQPAEVLRVRELLRAVRESQELLPSLLPVGDGLLCAVRRG
- a CDS encoding DNA-3-methyladenine glycosylase I, yielding MSGGVIPGPDGRLRCPWGLSTEDYVAYHDEEWGRPVRGDDALFERLCLEAFQSGLSWITILRRREGFRRAFADFKIASVAEFGEVDRERLLVDEGIIRNRAKIDATLANAKTLATWSPGELDALIWSYAPDPATRPAPLTLADVPAVTDESTALAKALKKRGLRFIGPTTAYALMQACGLVDDHLTGCVARGGR
- the dapE gene encoding succinyl-diaminopimelate desuccinylase, with product MADNAPLDLTLDGPALTAALVDFPSVSGTEKPLADAIEQALRALPHLTVDRYGNNVVARTRLGHAERVILAGHIDTVPIAGNVPSRLDENGILWGCGTTDMKSGVAVQLRIAATVPEPNRDLTFVFYDNEEVAAHLNGLGKVAEAHPDWLEGDFAILLEGSNAEVEGGCQGTLRVFLRTEGERAHSARSWMGSNAIHAAAPILARLAAYEPRKPVIDGLEYHEGLNAVRIEGGVANNVIPDACTVVVNYRYAPDLTQAEAEAHVREVFADCGVAEFVIDDHSGGALPGLSHPAAAEFMKAVGGAALPKFGWTDVARFSALGVPAVNYGPGDPIYAHKVDEHVVVDRIVQCEDRLRDWLTA
- a CDS encoding DUF3117 domain-containing protein, yielding MAAMKPRTGDGPLEVTKEGRGIVMRVPLEGGGRLVVELTPDEAEALGDALKQVVG
- the sigE gene encoding RNA polymerase sigma factor SigE; translation: MVGAPLDTTRADRGGAAAPVDRGGVLRRLLRSAGEPKSVTDTADRIHTADSAPTTATFASDAESQAWTPPTWEEIVSTHSGRVYRLAYRLTGNQHDAEDLTQEVFVRVFRSLSTYTPGTFEGWLHRITTNLFLDMVRRKQRIRFDALADDAAERLPSREPSPQQAFNDTHFDADVQQALDTLAPEFRAAVVLCDIEGLSYEEIAATLGVKLGTVRSRIHRGRSHLRKALKHRSPEARAERALAAVGWEGGTA
- a CDS encoding TIGR00730 family Rossman fold protein, which produces MGIPAGAQKPDEQRQGPVLRRREQVQPGTTDQRLLDTEGDSEWVHTDPWRVMRIQSEFVEGFGALAELPSAISVFGSARTKPDSPEYEAGVRLGHALVDAGFAVITGGGPGAMEAANKGARDAKGISVGLGIELPFEQGLNPHVDIGVNFRYFFVRKTMFVKYAQGFVVLPGGLGTLDELFEALTLVQTRKVTRFPIVLFGTEYWKGLVDWLRDSVVAGGKASERDLLLFHVTDDVDEAVALVTKETGR
- a CDS encoding ATP-binding protein translates to MSLPLTRRIARAALLVAAGAAPVVGAAGSASALDHSIAPTGALSGISSLDAAGVGNTVEGASQTATGVVGDTGGKAAGKAVPAAQKVAGDTAGNAGEVLGQTAGGVSESAPSAGGLGQTLPTGGVPSLGGLPLGG
- a CDS encoding zf-HC2 domain-containing protein produces the protein MNTRPAGPTPAEQHLGDRLAALVDGELGHDARERVLAHLATCPKCKAEADAQRTLKSVFASTAPPPPSEGLLARLQGLPGGPGDPGGDDRRGGPFDELFGLGGPGGSGGADGVKSDGFATAVVSPHSGFRIHAVGRPDQDRSPWRGRRFGIAAASAVSFAAIALGGALPLESSVNVGARGEGTGNTVTPLRAAASGGGTGSNSGTGAGTNMGAATGRGGRSGERSVTDSSTGQVGAPLSTPGVVAPGPLVPGEVTPAVTSRLQDQAPPSLLALSPFIRPTGPALHLAFTSGLNTLGGPTVNPAPTTSTASGSSTIPLTSQR
- a CDS encoding enoyl-CoA hydratase-related protein; protein product: MADTVLYEVSDGLATITLNRPEAMNAMNVEAKVALRDAAEAAAADTAVRAVLLTAAGDRAFCVGQDLKEHVGLLMSDKESGSQHTMNTVRDHYNPIVTALTGMKKPVVAGVNGVAAGAGFGFALAADYRVVADTAAFNTSFAGVALTADSGMSWTLPRLIGASRASDLMLFPRSISAQEAYELGIVNKLVPAADLAQEALKVARTLAEGPTVAYAALKASLAYGADHSLTEALEKEDELQTAAGASEDHTIAVQAFLAKEKPRYVGR
- the folP gene encoding dihydropteroate synthase — protein: MLRLGRREFGPHEPVIMAIVNRTPDSFYDQGATFRDEPALVRVEQAVAEGAAIIDIGGVKAGPGEEVTAEEEARRTVGFVAEVRRRHPDVVISVDTWRADVGEAVCEAGADVLNDAWGGVDPRLAEVAARYGAGLVCTHAGGAEPRTRPHRIEYEDVMADILRVTVGLAERAVELGVRRDGIMIDPGHDFGKNTRHSLEATRRLGEMTETGWPVLVSLSNKDFVGETLDRPVKERVLGTLATTAVSAWLGAQVYRVHEVAETRQVLDMVATIAGHRAPAVARRGLA